The DNA window TGCATTCAAATAATTTAGATACTCTATTAGAATATAATTTACATGTTGAAAATGATTTACTACTTAAATATCAAGATGAAAATATTGTTGTTAATCCAATGGAAATAATAAAAGAGAAAAATCAAAATAAGAAAATGTTATCTTTAAATGAAATTGCTAATTTAAATCAGTTTGTAACTTTGTTTGAACCGATATACTATACAAGAACAAATGATTTTGAATATTATTTTTTAAATGGTCTTATAGATGGTTTAGAAATAAATGCAGATGAGTTTTCTCAAAAAAATAAATTAATATTTGATATGGGATTATCAACATTATTTTTAAGATATACTTCATTTCACTCATTAAAAAAAATGGCTAAGCAAAGTGAAAAAATAAAAAATAAAAAATTCTTTATAAGCTATGACAGTAATTATTTATCAGATAAAGAATTTGATGCTGAAGAATTTATTTTAAAATTAAAAAATCTTAAAATAGATTTATCAAAAATAGTACTTAATTTTGATATAAATAAAGAAGTAGATGATAAAAAAGAATTAGAAAAAAATATTGAAAAATTGAAAAGTCACTCAATACAAATATCAATAAGTAATTTTGGTTCACTTAAAACTGATTTTGCTTTATTAAACTCTTACAAACCAGAATTTATTTTTTTAGAAAATGAAATATCAAAAAAAATAAATTTTGTTAAGGAAAATGAAAAAATAGTAATTGAAAGTCTTAAAATAGCAAATAAATTGGAAGCAAAATTAGTAGCTTCTTCAGTAAATAGTTATTTAATTTATAAACATCTTAAACTTTTAGGAGTAGAATTATTCACTGGTGAACTAATTGGAAGTTCAGTAGAACCTAGAGAAAATATTTCAGATGAGTTAAAATATTTATTAAATAAATAGAAAATTAGGGAGGATATATTATGTTAGAAAGAGAAGAAAAATTAAAGACGTTAAGTGAAGAAATTGAAAAGGTAATTAATGCAAATAATATTAAAGAATTAAGAAAGTTAGAAGAGGAGCATTACCCTCAAGATATTGCAGAAGCTCTTGAAAAATTGGAAGATAAAATTACAATTGTGGCATTAAGATTATTTACAAATGATACAAGTAGTGAAATATTTCCTCACCTTGATGCAGATATACAAGAGGAAATAATAAATAAAATGTCTTCTAAGCAAGTAAGTCTATTATTTTCTGAATTATATACAGATGATATTGTTGATATATTAGAAGAGATGCCTTCAAACATAGTTAAAAAAATTTTAAGATCTTCAACTCCAGAAACTAGAGCTCAAATAAATAGTATTTTAAAATATAATGATGATACTGCTGGAAGTATCATGAGTGTTGATTATACTAGATTCAAAATAAATTGAACTGTAACAGAAGCCATTGAAAAAATAAGAGAAAGAGATGAAGAATCGGAAGATCATAATACGTTTTATGTTGTAGATGATTTAAATAATTTAAAGGGAATTGTTGAATTAAAAGACTTAGTCTTTTCAAAAGGTGAAACTCTTTTATCTGAAATAATGGATGAAAGAGTTATCTTTGCTCGTACAAAAGATGATCAAGAAAGCGTTATAGAGTTATTTAAAAAATATGATATTACAACTCTTCCAGTTATTAATGTTCAACAAAAACTTGTAGGTATTGTTACAGTTGATGATGTCTTAGATGTAATTGAAGAAGAAGTAACTGAGGACATTCATAAAATGGCTGGTATAAGTCCAACAGATGATGAATATTTTAAAACAAGTATTTGAAAAATGGTTAGGTCTAGAAGTGTTTGACTATTACTATTAATGTTATCTGCAACATTTTCACAAATTATAATTTCAGTATTTATAAAAATTTATCATTCAAAAAGTGGCAGTCAAGGAATCTCAGATCAAAACTCAATAAGTTATATTATTATGATTTTATTAGCTCCCTTGTTAACTGTAATTTCTGGAACAACAGGGAATGCTGGAAGTCAATCTTCTACAATGATTGTTCGAGCTTTATCTTTAAAAGAAGTTGAAACAAAAGATTATGCTAGAGTAATGTGGAAGGAATTTAGAGTAGCTATTATTACAGGTTTAATATTAGTGACAGTTAACTTTGTAAGAATGATAATTATTTATTCTATTGAATTTAAAGGGAATTTAAGTAATCCTAACTTATGATATACAATTGCTACAATTTCAATTGCAATGTATTTATCATTAATAATGGCTAAATTAGTTGGGGGAACTCTTCCAATAATTGCTAAAAAACTTAAATTAGATCCAGCAATTATGGCATCACCATTATTAACAACTCTTGTTGACGCATTATCAACAGCTTTATTCTTTTCTGTAGGTTTAATTTTCTTTATATAATTTTTTATATAGGAATTTAATATGAGATTAAGAAATAAAAATTGAACAAAAAATTTCATTGAAGAAAATTTAAAATACTTAATAACTACAGAAGAAAAAATTAATGCAAGTAAATTATTTTCTAAAAAGCAAGATACTTTTTTAGAAATTGGTTGTGGTAAAGGTCAATTTATAATTGAACAAGCAAAAAATAAATCTAATAAAAATTTTATTGCTATGGAAAAAGAAACAACTGTAATGGGAGTTGCTTTAAAAAAAGCTATCAATCAGGAAAATTTTGATCTTAAAAATTTATTATTTTTAAATCGCTTTGCTGAAAATTTGTTAGATATATTTGAGCGGAATTCTTTAAAAGGAATATTCTTAAATTTTTCAGACCCATGACCAAAAGCAAAACACTTTAAAAAAAGATTAACTTATCTAAAGTTTTTAGAAATTTATTGAGACCTATTAGCAGATAATGGTATTATTGAAATTAAAACAGATAATGATCAATTATATGATTTTAGTTTGGAACAAATTAAAGACTCTAAGTTTAAAATTATTTATGAAACAAATGATTTATATTCTAATAAGGAGTTTCTAAAAGATAATATTCAAACCGAGTATGAACAGAAGTTCTATGCACTTGGGAAAAAAATTAAAAAAATTGTAATAAAAAAAGAGGTTTAGTTTTTTTCTATAACCTCTTTTTTTGGTGGATTTTTAATAAATTCCAAATATTGATTTCTAAATTCCTCATTTTGTGAAATTAAGTATTTGTTAATTTCAAAAAATAAATATAAATAAATAACATTTATAATAAAAATAATTAAATAGATTCATCAAGTTTCAGAAGCATTTTGTACTCAAGATACTTGATTAATCACTGAACCACTTGTCATTTCAATAAAGAAAGCTCCGATTGAAAATATAGTTATAAAGATAGATACAAACCTACTTTTCAAAATTCTAATTTCTTTGTCATCTGTTTCTGTATTTGTTATAACTTCTATATTGTAAAATAGAGAAATAGATATTTTGCTTAAGTTTGTTAATAGACAGACCATATAGACTAATAAAAAATTTAAATTGAATTGACAAAACAGAGATATTTTTTTTCTTAATTCTAAACCACTCATACTCAGAATTATAATTGAAGAAATAACCATAAAAGATAATGTCAATGAAGCAAATCATAGTATTGGTTTTCTCAAATCCTTTTTAATTATTTTAAAGTCCATTTTTTTCACCTTTTTATATTATATTTTATTATTGTTAAAATTGTAAAATAATATAAATATAATTCTTTTTTTCAAAGTATTCATTCTATAATAAAGGTGTAAATTAAATAAAAGCTTTTATAAGTCGACATAAAGGGTTGATGTTTCTACAATGTACCAATACATTACCTAAAAGCAAAAATTAAAGGAATTTTTAATTTACATATATAAAGTCCTTTTTATCAAACATAATAGCAATAATTAGTTTACACAAATAAATAAATATAGGAGAAAAAACGAAGTGAAAAAATTACTTTCAGGATTAATGGCTGGGGTTGTTGTTTGCTCATCAACTTCTAGTCTAGTTTCGTGTAGTAAATTATCTGCAATATCAGAAATATATTTAGTAACAGATGCAGGTAAAATCTCTGATAAGTCTTTTAATGAATCAACTTTTAAAGCAGGAAATGAATTCCTTCAAGAAGTTCTTCAAAGAAAAGATTGAAAAATATCTAAAATTGAACCAGAAAATAGTAGTTCAAAAGTAATGAAAAATCAATATAGAAATGCAAGAAATAATGGAGCAAAAATTATTTTGTTACCTGGATTTCACCATGCAATGCCTGGAGAAGGTGAAAACTATGCTCCACAAGTTATGAGTGAAAAAGGTTCCACAATTTTTCTAGATGGAGAAAGTTCAGCTACTAATGAAATTGGATTTAGTTTTAGAGGAGACATTTCTGGCTTTTATGCTGGAATGAGTTCGATAATTTGGGGTCTCCAACAAGGAAATAAATATAAGGAAATTTCTCTTGGTTCATTTGGTGGAATATCAAATCCAAGGGCAGTTGATGCATTTATTGTTGGATATTTAGCAGCTATTGAAGTTTTCAATGAACTTAAAAAAACTGATGAAGGAAAAGCAAAGCTTAAAGATTTTGGTTTAAATGATGAGGCATATGCCAAAAAAGTCAAAATGACCCAAAGTCAATTTCCTAATTCTCCATCAGATGCAAGTTGATATTCTAATTCATTCCAACAAGGAGATGGATTAGTTGTATCAAGTACTTTGATGCAGAATGGTGCTAACTTTATAATGCCAGTTGCAGGACCACAAACTATAGACGTAGTTGGTCTTTCAAAACAAAAAGATGGAGGAGATACTGTCAAAGTGATTGGTGTAGATACTAATCAAGCAGAAGCATTTCCTCAAAATAAAAATATGTTTTTAACAAGTGCTGAAAAAGATCTTCAGAATGCTACAATAGCTGGTTTAGCACATACACCATATTGAATTGAAAAAGATATAGAAGTTGTTGGAAAGACAGCCACTTACTTAAAAGGTAAAATAAATTTAACTGAAAAAAATGAAGAAACAGGAAAGTTTGAATCAGTAGAAATTGATGATGAATTCCCTTGAAGTGAGTTGGAATGAAAAGAAGGTAAAGTTGGAAGAACACTTTGAGTTGGTGGAAATATGTCAGCTGGAGGCAACAATTTAGCTACTCCAGAATTAAAAGAAAAAATTCTTTTAATTTTTGAACCAGACGTATTAACACAAGCTTCAATAGAATTGTTTGAAACAATTGATAACAATGCATTTGAAAAATCGTTAATTAATGAAAAAACAATTAAGGCTTATGCTGATAGAATTTTAAATGGTTCTGCAGGAGGTGCTTTCTAAATGGCTAAATATGCAATTGAAATGGAAGATATCTCAATGATTTTTAATAAAAAAGTTATTGCAAATGAAAACATTAATTTTAAAGTTGAAAAGGGAGAAATACATTGTTTAGTTGGTGAAAATGGTGCTGGTAAGTCAACACTAATGTCAATTCTATTTGGTATCTACCAACCAACAAAGGGTATTATTAAAATAAATGGTAAAGAAGAAATAATTACTTCTCCAATAAAAGCAACAAAATTAGGAATAGGAATGGTACATCAACATTTCAAAATGATTGATATTCTTCCTGTTTGAAAAAATATTGCTTTAGGTGTTGAAGATGTTATTGGCTGAGAATTTATTAATAAAAAAGCAGTTATTGAAAAAACTACTGAATTAATGCACAAATATAATTTAGAAGTGGATTTAAATAAAAAAGTTCAAAATATATCTGTAGGTATGAAACAAAGAGTTGAAATTTTAAAAATATTATACAGAGATGCAGATATTCTTGTTTTTGATGAACCAACAGCTGTATTAACACCAGCAGAAATTGATGGATTATTAGATGTTATGTTGGAATTTAAAAAAATGGGTAAGACAATTATCTTTATTACTCATAAATTTGCTGAGATAGAAAAAGTGGCTGATAAAGCAACTGTAATACGAAAGGGAAAATATATTGGTACTTATGATGTTAAAAAAATAGGTATTAAAGATATTTCAAAAGCTATGGTTGGAAGATCCCTTGTTGAAGTTAAAAATAATTCAACAGCAACTGTGGGCGAAACTGTAATTAAGTTTGAAAATATTAATGTAAAAAAACATAGTAATAATAAAGTCATTGGTCTAAAGAATTTTAATTTAGAATTAAAGGAAGGCGAAATAGTTGCTATTGCTGGTGTTGAAGGTAATGGCCAAAATGAAATTGCTTCGGTTCTTAGTGGATTAACAAAACCATTAAGTGGAAAAATATTTTATAGAGGTGACGATATTACAAAATCTTCAGTTTCAAAAAGATATTTAAAAAATAAAATGAGTTTTATTCCAGAAGATAGGCATGAACATGGATTAGTTTTGGATGCAAATATTATAAATAATACAACACTACAAGATATTTCAACTAACAAATATAGTAAGTGGTGATTTGTAAATTTTGCAAAAGTTCAAAATCATACTCAAAAAATAATTAAAGACTATGATGTAAGAAATGCCGATTCAGGATTTAGAATTGCAAGAGATTTGTCTGGAGGTAATCAACAAAAGGTTATTATAGGACGAGAGCTTTCAAGAGAAAATGATTTTATAATTATTTTTCAACCTACAAGAGGGTTAGATGTTGGTTCAATAGAATTTATACATCAACAGATTTTAAAAGCAAAAGAAGAAAGAAAAGCAATATTGTTAATTTCATATGAACTTTCAGAAGTAATGCAATTAGCAGATCAAATTGTTGTTCTTAACTCTGGAAATATTATTGGTAAATTAGATAAAAAAGAAGCGACTAAAGAAAAAATTGGTCAATTAATGACTTCGAATATGGAAGGAGTTAGTACAAATGTTTAAAGTTAAGTTATGAACTCTAAAAGTTAAAACAGAAGCATTTGTAAAGTCCCCTGGTTTTTTAGAAAAATTAGGTTTTGTAAAATCTTCTGTAATATCAATTGTACTTGGTCTTTTAGTTGGGGTTCTATTCATATTCAGTAACGGAGAAAATGGATTTGCTTTCTTAGGAACTGCATTTGTTAGAGCTTTATCAACAAATGTTGATAGAACATTAGTTTATTTTGGAGTATACATTTTAATTGGATTAGGATTAGCTCTCGGATTTAAATTAAAAATATTTAATATGGGTGGTTCGGGACAAATTCTTTCAGGTTTATTAATGTCTTATTTAATAATGAGTTCGATAGGTAATGATACAAAAAACGCTTTTCTGATTTTTATAATGTTTATAATTTCAGGAATGTTAATATCTGTACTTTGTGGAGCAATGAAAGTTTATTTAAATGTTCATGAAGTGGCTTCATCAATATTACTGAATTGAATATTTTGATATTTATTAAAATGATATATGACTGTATCAGGAACACCAGCAGCGTCACCTTCATTAAATGAATCAATGGCTATGTTAGGTAATTCACTTTGAGCGTTATGCGTTATGTTAGCATTAATATCTGTTGTAGTAGTATATATTATATTTACATTTACTACAACTGGATATAAAGTTAAAGTAATTGGTAATTCACCAACAGCTGCAAAATATGCAGGTATTAAGAGTCAATATTACATTCTAATGGTTATGGCAATACAAGGAGCTTTAATTAGTATGGCTGGTTTCTTTTATTACTTTTTAATTCAAGGAAGTGTAACTTTTAATAAGGACTTAGTTCCTCAACTTGGTTTTGATGGAATTCCTATTGCACTAGTTGCCTTTAATAATATTTTGGGTATTGTGCCAATTGCGTTCTTTTGAGCAATTGTTAAAGAGGGTGCTGCTGTTGCAATTACAACACCTAACTTTAATAATTTACAACCAGAAGTTGCTGACTTAATCTTTGGAATTATAATTTATTGTTCAACACTTTATGTAATATTTATTAAATTAAATTTATGAACTAAAATAAAAGAAAAATTATATCTTGAAAAAGATATAATTACAAAAAATCAAATTGGAGTTTATAAATTAGAAATTAAAAGTATCAAAAAATTAATTAAAGAAATTCCCCATTTAGAGGATTTAGTAGCAATTAAAGAAGAAATTAAAAAAACTTCAAGAAATGACAAACAAAAAATAAAAGATTTATCTTATCAATATAATGAATTAAAAACTTTTCATCATAGAAAACATTTAAAAAATATTGAAGCAATAAAACAATTAATTCATGATGCAATTGAAAATGGGTATAGAAATTATCGATTAAATTCTATTAATGGATTATGAATTAACTTCAATAATCAGAAAATTGGAAAACAATTTGTAGCTTTAGACATAATAATTGAGAAAATAAGTGATTATGATAAAAATGAAAAATCAATCATTTCTCAAGAATGTAAAGAGTTGATTGAAAATACAAAAAAAGAAATAAGTGTTTTAAAAGAAAGTTATCTTGCTTCAAAATTAGAAGCAAAAAATTTCTTAAAAGATTTAAAAAATGAATACAAAAAAAACTTAAAAGAAAATCAGGATACTGAAAAAATTAAAAAAGAATATTTTGAAAGATTAGTGGAGGTGAAAGATAAATATGACAGACTTCATTAGTGCATTGTTTAGTGATACATCTACTTTCTTTGCAATATTTATGTTAGCAGCAATTGCTGGTATGTTTTCAGAAAGGTCTGGAGTTGTAAATCTTGGTATTGAAGGGTTTATGACAATGGGAGCTTTAGGTTATAGTTTATTTGGGTTTGCAGTGCATTCATCTGGTGCTGAAATAAGTCAATGATGACAATTAATTGGATTATTTGTTGGAGCTGTAATGGGAGGATTACTATCATTATTGCATGCGTTTACGGCAATAAAATTAAAGGGAGATCAAATTATTTCTGGTACTGCCATAAATATCTTAGCTCAAGGAATTGCTTTAGTTCTAGCAACTTCAACATTAACAGGTCCAGAAAATTATATTTCAACTGGATTTATGGTAATTGGAATTGGATCAGGAATTAATATAATAATTACACTATACTTAGTTATAGCAATAATTATTTCTTTAATAGTAGGATTTTACTTTACATTTACAAAAACAGGTACAAGACATATAGCAGCTGGTGAAAATCCTCATGCTTTAGATTCAGCTGGAATTTCAGTTACAAAATACAGAGTAGTTTGTATATTGATTTCTGGAATGCTTGCAGGTTTAGCAGGAGCAATATTTGTTGTATCAAGACTATTAGGTAGTTTTGCAGGTTCAGTGCAAGGTTATGGTTATATTTCTCTTGCGATTATGATTTTAGGACAATGAAGAATTAGTATGATTGCTTTATTCTCATTTGTATTTTCATTAATGTTTGCCTTTGGTACAAGATTACCAGTAATTGAAAATGCTGGAAATTGAATGAAAACAAATGGATCACTGTTTAGAATCTTACCATTTGTGATGTCTTTGGTTATTATGATGATTTTTGCAAGAAAATCAAAACCACCAAAAGCCAATGGAATCCCATTTGATAAAACACAGAGATAAAATAATAAAAAAAATTTCTATGGAAATTTTTTTTTATTTAGTTAAAATTACCTTGGTAAGAGGAGGATTATTATTTTGAATATACCAACACCACATATTAATGCTAAAAAAGAAGATATAGCAAAAATCGTATTAATGCCAGGAGATCCATTAAGAGCAAAAAAAATCGCAGAAACATATTTAGAAGATGTAAAACTTGTAAATGAAGTTAGAAATATGTTTATGTATACAGGAACTTACAAAGGTGTAAAAATTACTGTTGCTGGAAGTGGAATGGGTTGTCCAAGTATTGGAATTTACTCATATGAGCTTTTTAAATTTTATGATGTAGATTACATTATAAGAGTTGGAAGTGCTGGAAGTTATAAAGAAGAAATAAAAGTTTATGACATTTTTAATGTTAAAGAATCATTTGGAGAAAACAATTATGCAAAAATTGCTGCAAACATTGATTCAAACATAATTGAAGCAGGTAAAGTTTTATTTGATAAAATAGAAGAAGTTGCAAAGAAAAAGAATATTAAAATTCATAGTGGAAGATGTCACTCATCTGATGTTTTCTATAGATATGAAAATGTACTTGATTTTGCAAAGGCTAATAATTTATCTCTTGTTGAAATGGAAACTTTTGCATTATTTGCAAATGCAAAACTTACAAAAAAACAAGCAGCGTGCTTATTGACAGTTTCAGATAGTTTAGTTACTAATGAAGTAACAAGTGCTGAAGAAAGACAAAATAATTTTATGGGAATGATAGAGCTTGCTCTAGAAGCTTCAATAGAGTTAAAATAGTAAATTAAAAAGCAAAAAAACACCAAAATGGTGTTTTTTTGCTTTTTGGAAAAATATTCTATTAGACCTTTTACTAAACATTAAAATATAGTAAAATTAATTTAACTTTATAAAGGGAGGATTTAAATGAGAATTTTGGCTATTGAGTCAAGTTGTGATGAATTTAGTATTTCAATCATGGATAAAGGAAAAGTTTTATCTAATGTAATTTCAAGTCAAATAAAAGAACACTCCGAATTTGGAGGAGTTATTCCGGAATTAGCTTCAAGATTACATGTTGAAAACTTTCATTGGGTATTATTAGATTCACTTCAACAAAGTAATTCTCAGTTAGAAGATATAGATTATATTTCTTATACATCTAATCCAGGACTTATTGGAAGTCTAATTATAGGAAAATTAGTTGCACAAACTATATCGACGTATTTAAAAAAACCATTGCTAGATATGAATCATATTGAAGGCCATATTTATGGAGCCAATATTGAACAAAAATTTCAATATCCAGTATTAGCTTTAGTGGTTAGTGGTGGTCATACACAAATTCAACTTTTAAAGGAATCATTGAGTTTTGAATTAATAGGTACTACTCAAGATGATGCTGTTGGTGAATGTTATGATAAAGTTGCAAGAGTCTTAGGATTTAATTATCCTGGTGGACCTGTAATAGATAAATTAGCGCAAAATGGAAATGATAAAAAATATAAATTACCAATTAGCAAAAATGATGATAGTTATGATTTTTCATTCTCGGGTTTAAAAACTGCGAGTCTCAATTTGATCAATAAACTTAATCAAAATAATGAAGAGATTATAATTGAAGACTTTTGTGCAAGTTTTCAAAAAACAGCGATTGATACTTTAATGATAAAGTTTGAAAAAGCAATTAAGGAATTTAAACCTAATACAATAACTGTTGTGGGAGGAGTTAGTGCAAATCAAAGCATTAGAAGCATTTTTTATAAAGTAGGAGAAAAATATAATATAAAAAAAGTTATTATTCCAGATTTAAAGTATTGTACAGATAATGCAGCTATGATAGCTGAGCTGACAAATGAGTATTTAGTTAAAGATAAAAAGTAGGAGAAAATTTATGAGATCATTTTTAAGCAAATTAACAACTATTGATGATAAAGATTTAACAATAAAAGAAAAGAAAATTGTTGACTATATTAAAGATCACTTAAAAGAAATTGTTGATACTAATATGAAAATTGAAAGAATGGCACAAGAAGCAGGAACAGGATATAGTGCTATTTATGGGTTACTAAAAAAATTAAACATTAAGGGGTTTAGAGATTTTGCTATTTCACTTGCAAATGATGCAGAAAATCAGGAAATAAATATAGCAAAAAATGACGAAAATGTGGTTTCTGGATATATTAATATAATTAAACAAAACTATGCTTTAATAGAAAAGAAATCAATATTTGATACATTAAATATTATTAAATCTTCAAAAAAAATATTTTTTTGTTATTGAGAAAATTTACTTTCAGGTCCAGCTCAAGAACTTTCTAACTTTTTTTACAAAAGTGGATTTAATGTTTACTTATTAGACAGTGATCAAGAAACAATAAAAGATAGAATTAAAACTTCAAATGAAGATGATATTTTTATTTTCTTTACAAGATATGGTAATTCATCAAGATTAGATAAAGCTATAACTGAATTGGGAGAAATGAAAAGAAAAGTAATATATATTTCAGGAAAAGTAGCGTCAAGTGATATTACAAAATACTTAAGTTCTATTCATACATTAATTGTTGATAATCCTGATAAAAGTATATATAAGGGACATATTTCTAATTCTGTACCCTTTAATTATTTTAATGATTTATTAATTTATCACTTTTTAAATTCAGATAATTAATTATGTAGAAAAGAATATTAAACTATGAAAAAATCAAAAAGACAAAGAAAAAATACATTATTAAATAGTGTTAAAAGAAGTTTTAGAGTTTTCTATTCAGGATTAGAAAAACCTTTTTCTCAATCCTCTTTAAGAGTTTCTAAAAAAGTCAAGGTATATAATAAAACCAAAGAAGATAAAATTTGACTTAAAGAAATTCTTACAACAAATAAAATTGTTAGAAGGTTTTATAAAAGACCAGAAATTGAAGTAAAAGATATTGAAAATTTATCTTCAATTAATTTTAAAGCTAGAGATGGGTTAAATATTTCAGGTTTAGTTTATGAACCTAATAAAAACTCAAATAAATGAGTAATTGCTTGTCATTGATTTGCTGGACATAAAACTTGATCACTTCATCATGCAATGGCATTTGCAAAGATGGGTTACAATATTTTAGTTTTTGACTTTAGAGGCCATGGTCAATCAGAAAATGGTTCTACAACTATGGGTGCTAATGAGCAACATGATTTGATGGGTGCAGTTGATTGAATTAAAGAAAATAAAAAAGTTGATAAACTAGCATTAATGGGAACTAGTATGGGTGCTTTTGTAATCAATTATTGTTCAATAGTATACAAAGAAGAATTTGAAAAATTAAATTTACAATTTTTAGTTTCCGATGCAGGATTTGGAAGTGTCTTTAGATTATTTTTGCATGTTAGAAATATTTATTTATTTTTACTACCAAAAAGAAGAACTAAAAAAGTTATTAATAGATTAATTGAAAAACATAATAGACATGAAAGCAATTTAAATTTGCATAATGCAAGTATATTTAAAGTTTTAGATACAGCTGATCATAAGAGTTTATTTCCAACTTTATTTTTTCATTCAACAGATGATAAAGTTACAAGTTGCTCAGATACTTATGAATTATTATTAAAAAGAAATTGTAAAAAAGATGATTATTTAGTTTTTAACTTTTCAATGCACAC is part of the Spiroplasma cantharicola genome and encodes:
- the deoD gene encoding purine-nucleoside phosphorylase translates to MPTPHINAKKEDIAKIVLMPGDPLRAKKIAETYLEDVKLVNEVRNMFMYTGTYKGVKITVAGSGMGCPSIGIYSYELFKFYDVDYIIRVGSAGSYKEEIKVYDIFNVKESFGENNYAKIAANIDSNIIEAGKVLFDKIEEVAKKKNIKIHSGRCHSSDVFYRYENVLDFAKANNLSLVEMETFALFANAKLTKKQAACLLTVSDSLVTNEVTSAEERQNNFMGMIELALEASIELK
- a CDS encoding MurR/RpiR family transcriptional regulator, encoding MRSFLSKLTTIDDKDLTIKEKKIVDYIKDHLKEIVDTNMKIERMAQEAGTGYSAIYGLLKKLNIKGFRDFAISLANDAENQEINIAKNDENVVSGYINIIKQNYALIEKKSIFDTLNIIKSSKKIFFCYWENLLSGPAQELSNFFYKSGFNVYLLDSDQETIKDRIKTSNEDDIFIFFTRYGNSSRLDKAITELGEMKRKVIYISGKVASSDITKYLSSIHTLIVDNPDKSIYKGHISNSVPFNYFNDLLIYHFLNSDN
- a CDS encoding alpha/beta hydrolase, producing the protein MKKSKRQRKNTLLNSVKRSFRVFYSGLEKPFSQSSLRVSKKVKVYNKTKEDKIWLKEILTTNKIVRRFYKRPEIEVKDIENLSSINFKARDGLNISGLVYEPNKNSNKWVIACHWFAGHKTWSLHHAMAFAKMGYNILVFDFRGHGQSENGSTTMGANEQHDLMGAVDWIKENKKVDKLALMGTSMGAFVINYCSIVYKEEFEKLNLQFLVSDAGFGSVFRLFLHVRNIYLFLLPKRRTKKVINRLIEKHNRHESNLNLHNASIFKVLDTADHKSLFPTLFFHSTDDKVTSCSDTYELLLKRNCKKDDYLVFNFSMHTQSVRYHFKTYNYKLAEFINLYEKDNELFNQLVEDWNLLKFERKDKISLLLN
- the tsaD gene encoding tRNA (adenosine(37)-N6)-threonylcarbamoyltransferase complex transferase subunit TsaD, with translation MRILAIESSCDEFSISIMDKGKVLSNVISSQIKEHSEFGGVIPELASRLHVENFHWVLLDSLQQSNSQLEDIDYISYTSNPGLIGSLIIGKLVAQTISTYLKKPLLDMNHIEGHIYGANIEQKFQYPVLALVVSGGHTQIQLLKESLSFELIGTTQDDAVGECYDKVARVLGFNYPGGPVIDKLAQNGNDKKYKLPISKNDDSYDFSFSGLKTASLNLINKLNQNNEEIIIEDFCASFQKTAIDTLMIKFEKAIKEFKPNTITVVGGVSANQSIRSIFYKVGEKYNIKKVIIPDLKYCTDNAAMIAELTNEYLVKDKK